One part of the Solea solea chromosome 16, fSolSol10.1, whole genome shotgun sequence genome encodes these proteins:
- the ints1 gene encoding integrator complex subunit 1 isoform X4 — translation MNRPKPPTLRRPSAAKPSGHPPPGDFIALGSKSQGGEPKAPAVLLKPAATGLPADRKRETSSALPSSSSLSSLAKRPKLSTTPPVSALGRLADVAAVDKRAISPSIKEPSVVPIEVSPVVLLDEIEASESEGNDDRIEGLLCGAVKQLKMNRAKPDITLYLSLMFLAKIKPNVFATEGIIEALCSLLRRDASINFKAKGNSLVSVLACNLLMAAYEEDENWPEIFVKVYIEDSLGERIWVDSSHCKVFVDNLQTAFGTKMPPKSMLLQADTTRSGGDLSAGSSPHPSTPDEDDSQTELLIAEEKLSPEDEGQMMPRYDELAESVEDYVLDVLRDQLNRRQPMDNVSRNLLRLLTATCGYNEARLMAVQRLEMWLQNPKLTRPAQDLLMSMCMNCNTHGADDMEVISNLIKIRLKPKVLLNHYMLCVRELLNAHKDNLATMVKLVIFNELSNARNPNNMQVLHTVLQHSPEQAPKFLAMVFQDLLTNKDDYLRASRALLREIIKQTKHEINFQSFCFGLMQERKEPSYVDMEFKERFVIQVTDLLTVSMMLGITAQVKEAGIAWDKGEKKNLEGLRSFQNQIASIQRDAVWWLHTVVPTISKVGAKDYVHCLHKVLFTEQPETYYKWDNWPPEGDRNFFLRLCSEVPLLEDTLMRILVIGLSRDLPLGPADAMELADHLVKRAAGVQSDDLEVLRVERIQLIDAVLNLCTYHHPENIQLPAGYQPPNLAISALYWKAWLLILVVAAFNPQRIGLAAWDGYPTLKMLMEMVMTNNYTYPPCTVADEDTKTEMINRELQVSQREKQEILAFESHLAAASTKQTITESNSLLLSQLTSLDPQGPPRRPPPAVQEQIKSLNQSLRLGHLLCRSRNPDFLLNIIQRQASSQSMPWLADLVQSSEGSLDVLPVQCLCEFLLHDAADESQSIEDDDEAESKEQRAKKRQRQQKQRQLLGRLQDLLLGPKADEQTTCEVLDYFLRRLSSSQVASRVLAMKGLSLVLGEGGLKDGDERDQPMDEDSMDAELLPGYQWLLQDLPKLPLFDSVRGMTSTALQQAIHMETDPQTISAYLIYLSQHAPVEEQASHNDLALDVARLIVERSTIMNSLFSKHSSRPESEAMLSAFLNIFSSYIRRMRKTKEGEDLYSWSESQDQVFLRWTTGETATMHILVVHAMVILLTLGPPKGESDFFHLLDIWFPDKKPLPTAFLVDTSEEALLLPDWLKLRMIRSEVARLVDAALQDLEPQQLLLFVQSFGIPVSSMSKLLQYLDQAVSHDPQSLEQNIMDKHYMAHLVEVQHERGATGGHTFHSLLSSSLPTERDSADTSKVKVTVETPHSSVKMRAASQLPVVGPEDDLTGMLLQIFPLKVDPRWPGPPPSQLSLALQQALAKELMRAKQGQVQQCSLAFRLLQAIAALLTSAHAGPIVMSMHRSHALSCPLMRQLHLYQRLVSQDISFSSLFLKVTVEMLIWLDNPTVEAGPLKTLLRSFAGQSSHNHRHADVRTGFLHLAEALAYRGDTEVPLRAIIAMLKAGDRCNAEAELIGKVLHGLMEVKSPYLEELLSLLMTVGTQNGTAGPVAMVISLLLQESEERAVKKEVDSNNCEVTKSGLSSGLLVDWLEHLDPEVTSVCPDLQQKLLFTLNKVRGTPAYRPYLLALLTHQSNWSTLLQCISALLGKRRDYKLDPSSALDFLWACSHIPRIWQGRDQKIPQKKTEKFVLRLSSEELISLVDLILSESELNSHDSQQCDDKSSVDQASRSLIQSRLPLLHSYCNGDLENIKKVSEYLISCTKKREDRAMSKRCQNLLLQIYLHFPEVIQHVTLPEGTFSSGGAADGSSCKLDILVHRLVTLLAEIGDSKSAESRVSDANLACRKMAVSHPVLLLRHLPMIAGLLHSRIHLNMHEFRQQNHMTFFSNMLAILELLQPLVFHSDHQRALQDCFLSFMKVLQNFLRTRYPLVFINKFLQFTQKYITHDAAAAIPYLQKHSDILQCLCAENPDLVQLKSLLAGLTLPVTSSSAEDTAEERDDDMSTGSLPLVSISASVSLSTADMTMYLKKMSRGEAVEDVLEVLTEVDDKSRRSPEIIQYFINDLQRLMVSPEELCRNMAFSLALRCMQNNPCLATDFLPTFMYCMGSGNFDVVQTALRNLPEYVLLCQEHADILLHKAFLVGIYGQIDTSTVIAESMKVLHMEATT, via the exons ATGAATCGCCCAAAACCTCCAACTTTGAGGCGCCCCAGTGCTGCAAAACCATCAG GTCACCCACCTCCAGGGGATTTCATTGCCCTTGGATCAAAGAGCCAGGGAGGGGAGCCCAAAGCCCCGGCTGTGCTCCTGAAACCAGCAGCTACAGGTTTGCCAGCTGACCGAAAGAGGGAGACATCCTCCGCTCTGCCTTCCTCATCGAGTCTGTCCAGCCTCGCCAAACGTCCTAAACTATCCACCACTCCTCCAGTCAGTGCCCTTGGAAGACTTGCTGATGTAGCAGCTGTGGACAAGAGGGCTATATCACCCTCGATAAAGGAGCCCTCAGTGGTGCCAATTGAAG TGTCACCGGTGGTGCTGCTGGATGAGATCGAAGCTTCAGAGTCTGAAGGAAATGACGATCGCATTGAGGGACTGCTGTGTGGAGCAGTGAAGCAACTCAAGATGAACAGAGCCAAGCCTGACATCACGCTGTACCTCAGTCTCATGTTCCTGGCCAAAATCAAGCCCAATGTTTTCGCAACTGAAGGAATCATTGAA GCTCTGTGTAGCCTCCTGCGTCGGGATGCGTCCATCAACTTTAAAGCCAAAGGCAACAGTCTGGTGTCCGTTCTTGCCTGCAATCTTCTGATGGCAGCCTACGAGGAGGACGAGAACTGGCCAGAGATCTTCGTCAAA GTGTACATTGAGGACTCTCTGGGCGAAAGAATCTGGGTGGACAGTTCTCACTGTAAGGTTTTTGTTGACAACCTCCAAACTGCTTTTGGGACAAAGATGCCGCCAAAGAGTATGCTGCTGCAGGCTGACACCACCCGCTCTGGTGGAGATCTCAGTGCAG GTAGCAGCCCTCACCCTTCGACTCCCGATGAAGATGACAGCCAGACTGAGCTGCTGATAGCGGAGGAGAAACTCAGCCCTGAGGATGAGGGACAGATGATGCCGAG GTATGATGAGCTGGCAGAGAGCGTGGAGGACTACGTGCTCGACGTCCTCAGGGATCAGCTGAATCGCAGGCAGCCGATGGACAACGTGTCGCGAAATCTGCTGCGGCTGCTCACGGCAACGTGCGGCTACAATGAGGCACGACTCATGGCCGTGCAGAGGCTGGAGATGTGGCTCCAGAACCCGAAG CTGACTCGCCCGGCCCAAGACCTCCTTATGTCTATGTGTATGAACTGCAACACCCACGGAGCAGATGACATGGAGGTGATCTCCAACCTGATCAAGATTCGGCTCAAACCCAAAGTCCTCCTCAACCACTACATGCTGTGTGTCAG GGAGCTCCTTAATGCGCACAAAGACAACTTGGCCACGATGGTGAAGCTGGTGATCTTCAATGAGCTGTCCAATGCCAGGAATCCCAACAATATGCAAGTCCTCCACACAGTGCTGCAGCACAGCCCAGAACAGGCTCCCAAG TTCTTGGCGATGGTGTTCCAGGACCTGCTCACCAATAAGGACGATTACCTCCGTGCCTCACGAGCATTACTGAGGGAGATCATCAAACAGACCAAGCACGAGATAAACTTCCAGTCCTTCTGCTTTGGTTTAATGCAGGAAAGAAAGGAGCCCAGCTATGTGGACATGGAGTTCAAG GAGCGTTTTGTTATCCAAGTGACGGATTTACTGACCGTCTCCATGATGCTGGGCATCACCGCTCAGGTCAAAGAAGCTGGCATTGCATGGGACAAAGGCGAGAAGAAGA ATCTGGAGGGCCTCAGGTCATTTCAGAACCAAATTGCTTCCATACAGAGAGACGCTGTGTGGTGGCTTCACACTGTGGTTCCCACCATCAGTAAAGTTGGTGCCAAAGATTATGTTCACTG CCTCCACAAAGTGCTTTTCACAGAGCAACCGGAGACGTATTACAAGTGGGACAACTGGCCCCCAGAGGGTGACAGAAA ttTCTTCCTTCGTCTCTGCTCTGAGGTTCCTCTCTTGGAGGACACACTGATGCGTATTCTGGTGATCGGGCTGTCACGGGATTTGCCGCTGGGTCCGGCCGATGCCATGGAGCTGGCAGATCACCTGGTCAAGAGGGCGGCTGGAGTTCAGTCTGATG ATCTGGAGGTCCTGAGAGTGGAGAGGATCCAGCTCATTGACGCAGTGCTGAATCTGTGCACATACCATCACCCAGAGAACATTCAGCTGCCAGCAGG GTACCAACCACCAAATTTGGCGATATCCGCTCTCTACTGGAAGGCATGGCTGCTGATTCTTGTTGTGGCTGCGTTTAATCCCCAGAGGATAG GTTTGGCTGCCTGGGATGGCTATCCAACACTGAAAATGCTCATGGAGATGGTCATGACAAA TAACTACACATACCCTCCCTGCACCGTTGCCGACGAGGACACAAAGACCGAGATGATCAACAGGGAGCTGCAGGTTTCCCAGAGGGAGAAACAAGAGATCCTGGCCTTTGAGAGCCACCTGGCAGCAGCTTCGACCAAACAGACCATCACAGAGAGCAACAGTTTGCTGCTGTCTCAACTCACGAGTCTGGATCCACA GGGTCCTCCTCGTCGGCCTCCACCAGCGGTGCAGGAGCAGATAAAGAGCCTCAACCAGTCTCTGCGTCTGGGACACCTCCTCTGCCGCAGCCGTAACCCGGACTTCCTCCTCAACATCATCCAGAGACAG GCTTCCTCTCAGTCCATGCCATGGCTGGCTGACTTGGTTCAGTCCAGTGAGGGGTCCTTGGATGTGCTCCCAGTGCAGTGCCTGTGTGAATTCCTCCTGCACGATGCCGCTGATGAGAGTCAGTCAATAGAGGACGACGATGAAGCGGAGAGCAAGGAGCAGAGAGCCAAAAAGAGACAA AGACAACAAAAGCAAAGGCAGCTGCTTGGAAGACTCCAGGATCTTTTGTTGGGTCCTAAGGCAGACGAACAGACGACATGTGAGGTGCTGGATTATTTCCTGCGTCGCCTTAGCTCCTCTCAGGTGGCCTCCAGAGTCCTAGCCATGAAG GGTTTGTCGCTGGTGCTCGGTGAGGGAGGTTTGAAGGACGGAGACGAGCGGGATCAGCCCATGGACGAAGATTCAATGGATGCTGAGCTGTTGCCCGGATACCAGTGGCTGCTACAAGACCTTCCAAAGCTGCCGTTGTTTGACAGTGTCCGCGGAATGACGTCCACCGCTCTGCAGCAG GCCATCCACATGGAGACAGATCCACAGACAATTAGTGCCTATCTCATCTACCTTTCCCAGCATGCACCAGTGGAGGAGCAGGCTTCTCATAATGACCTTGCTCTG GACGTTGCCCGGCTGATCGTGGAGCGCTCCACCATCATGAACAGCCTCTTCTCTAAACACTCCTCCAGGCCCGAGTCTGAGGCCATGCTCTCTGCTTTCCTCAACATCTTCTCTTCGTACATCAGGAGGATGAGGAAAACCAAGGAGGGCGAGGATCTTTACAGCTGG tCTGAATCTCAGGACCAGGTGTTTTTGCGGTGGACTACAGGAGAGACCGCAACGATGCACATCCTTGTCGTCCATGCCATGGTTATCCTGCTGACTCTAGGGCCGCCCAAAG GAGAGAGTGACTTCTTTCATCTTCTGGACATTTGGTTTCCTGATAAGAAACCTCTTCCCACTGCCTTCTTGGTCGACACATCAGAGGAGGCACTTCTCTTGCCTGACTGGTTGAAACTCAGAATGATCCGGTCAGAGGTTGCCCGACTGGTTGATGCAG CTTTGCAAGACTTGGAgcctcagcagctgctgctgtttgttcagTCCTTTGGCATCCCTGTGTCCAGCATGAGTAAACTTCTGCAATACCTGGACCAGGCCGTTTCCCATGATCCACAGTCACTCGAGCAGAACATCATGGATAAGC ACTACATGGCACACCTGGTGGAGGTGCAGCACGAGCGAGGGGCCACCGGGGGGCACACTTTCCATTCATTACTGAGCTCCTCTCTTCCAACTGAGAGAG ACTCCGCTGATACAAGTAAGGTCAAGGTTACCGTGGAAACGCCCCACAGCTCTGTGAAAATGAGAGCAGCCTCTCAGCTTCCTGTGGTCGGACCTGAAGATGATCTGACTGGAATGTTGCTTCAG ATATTCCCCTTGAAGGTGGACCCTCGCTGGCCTGGTCCGCCCCCCAGCCAGCTCTCTCTGGCCCTGCAGCAAGCCCTGGCCAAAGAGCTGATGCGGGCCAAACAGGGCCAAGTCCAGCAGTGCAGTTTGGCATTTCGCCTCCTTCAGGCCATCGCTGCCCTGCTCACATCTGCCCACGCAGGGCCAATTGTCATGTCAATGCACCGCAGCCATgccctctcctgtcctctcatGCGCCAGCTTCACCTCTATCAG CGCCTCGTGTCCCAGGACATTTCTTTCTCCTCGCTGTTCCTCAAGGTCACAGTCGAGATGTTAATCTGGTTAGACAATCCGACTGTGGAGGCGGGGCCTCTGAAGACTTTGCTCAGGTCCTTCGCTGGGCAGAGTTCCCACAATCACAGGCACGCGGACG TGCGGACAGGTTTCCTCCACCTGGCTGAGGCCCTGGCGTATCGCGGAGACACTGAGGTGCCGCTGAGAGCCATCATTGCGATGCTGAAAGCTGGGGACAGATGTAACGCAGAAGCAGAGCTCATTGGCAAAG TGTTACACGGGCTGATGGAAGTGAAGTCACCATATTTGGAGGAGCTACTGTCTCTGCTGATGACTGTGGGTACACAGAACGGGACAGCCGGCCCTGTTGCTATGGTGATTTCCTTGCTGCTCCAGGAAAGTGAGGAGCGAGCTGTGAAGAAGGAAGTGGATTCCAACAA CTGTGAGGTGACAAAGTCTGGACTGAGCTCTGGGCTTCTCGTCGATTGGCTGGAACATCTTGACCCAGAAGTCACTTCGGTGTGTCCGGACCTTCAGCAGAAACTGCTGTTCACCCTCAACAAG GTTCGAGGCACCCCTGCTTACAGACCCTATCTGCTGGCCTTGCTCACACATCAGTCAAACTGGTCGACCCTCCTGCAGTGCATCAGCGCTCTTCTCGGCAAGCGGCGAGACTACAA actgGACCCATCATCAGCCCTGGATTTCCTGTGGGCCTGCAGCCACATCCCACGAATCTGGCAAGGACGTGACCAGAAGATCCCTCAA AAGAAAACGGAGAAGTTTGTGCTGCGACTCAGTTCGGAGGAGCTCATCAGCCTGGTGGACCTGATCCTGTCCGAGTCGGAGCTCAACAGCCATGACTCGCAACAGTGCGACGACAAAAGCAGCGTGGACCAGGCCTCGCGCTCCCTCATCCAGTCTCGGCTGCCCCTCCTTCACTCCTACTGCAACGGTGACCTCGAAAACATCAAGAAAGTGTCGGAGTACCTCATCAGCTGCACAAAGAAGCGGGAGGACAG GGCGATGAGTAAGCGGTGCCAGAACTTGCTGCTGCAGATCTACCTGCACTTTCCCGAGGTCATTCAGCACGTTACTCTGCCTGAGGGCACCTTCAGCAGCGGAGGAGCCGCGGACGGCAGCAGCTGCAAG CTGGACATCCTGGTGCATCGCCTGGTCACGCTGCTCGCTGAGATAGGAGACTCAAAGTCGGCCGAGAGTCGCGTGTCGGACGCCAACCTTGCCTGTAGAAAGATGGCGGTGTCGCATCCCGTCCTTTTGCTCAG ACACCTGCCTATGATCGCGGGCCTCCTGCACAGTCGCATTCACCTCAACATGCACGAGTTTCGGCAGCAGAACCACATGACCTTCTTCAGCAACATGCTCGCCatcctggagctgctgcagccgcTCGTTTTCCACAgcgaccaccagagggcgcttcAAGACTGCTTTCTCTCCTTCATGAAAGTCCTTCAG AACTTTCTGAGGACTCGTTACCCGTTGGTCTTCATCAACAAATTTCTGCAGTTCACACAGAAGTATATAACGCACGACGCAGCTGCCGCCATTCCTTACCTACAGAAGCACTCTGACATCTTACA gTGTCTGTGTGCAGAAAACCCAGACCTGGTGCAGCTGAAATCTCTCCTGGCTGGACTCACTTTGCCAGTGACAAGTTCTTCTGctgaggacacagcagaggaaagagatg ATGACATGTCCACTGGTTCCCTGCCCCTTGTCAGCATATCTGCCTCGGTTTCGCTGAGCACGGCCGACATGACCATGTATCTGAAAAAGATGTCGCGAGGAGAAGCCGTCGAGG ATGTGTTGGAAGTGTTGACAGAGGTGGATGATAAGTCCAGGAGGAGCCCAGAGATCATCCAGTACTTTATT AACGATCTCCAGAGACTCATGGTTTCCCCAGAGGAGCTGTGTCGAAACATGGCCTTCAGCCTGGCCCTGCGCTGCATGCAGAACAACCCCtg CCTGGCAACGGACTTCCTGCCAACATTCATGTACTGCATGGGCAGCGGCAACTTTGACGTGGTGCAGACTGCTCTCAGGAACCTTCCAGAATACGTGCTTCTCTGTCAAG aACACGCAGACATCTTGCTCCACAAAGCATTTTTGGTCGGTATCTACGGACAAATTGACACCAGTACAGTGATCGCAGAGTCTATGAAGGTTCTTCACATGGAAGCGACAACATAA